Proteins encoded together in one Glandiceps talaboti chromosome 11, keGlaTala1.1, whole genome shotgun sequence window:
- the LOC144442829 gene encoding uncharacterized protein LOC144442829, protein MPLTASGTWTMTRSGHITTGTWTIKSIEPDQSEAARIALLLEQSGLHHIYGVIPFELLDKTFVSLVGRTDDLGGSGEVNHGGAYGVISRKYSKRQEVEADHVPACSSTTATTYDIGRDLLPAVSVEYYFHRYLGGLFGTTGSGYLPKALREAIRRFLEKREFFTAEQFNIITMYGYWGKIPTYFNGLVELLRYAQTCRQRNGSEFMTDGEVSRLITWLGEMRDLTTSCGNDRFKLFEKIAPIIVKLLRQAGPLDPDKLPQ, encoded by the exons ATGCCTTTAACAGCTTCTGGTACGTGGACAATGACAAGGTCAGGCCATATCACTACTGGTACGTGGACAATAAAATCAATAGAACCGGACCAAAGTGAG GCTGCTCGAATTGCCTTGCTCCTGGAGCAATCTGGTCTTCACCATATTTATGGTGTCATCCCTTTTGAATTGCTGGATAAAACATTCGTATCCCTCGTTGGCCGCACAGATGACCTCGGAGGAAGTGGCGAAGTGAACCATGGTGGCGCATATGGTGTAATAAGTAGAAAATACTCTAAGCGCCAGGAGGTAGAAGCGGATCATGTTCCGGCATGTTCAAGTACAACAG CGACTACCTATGATATTGGGAGGGACTTGCTTCCTGCTGTATCTGTGGAATATTACTTTCACAGATACCTCGGTGGGCTATTTGGTACTACTGGTAGTGGATACTTACCAAAAGCTCTCAGGGAAGCAATTCGCCGTTTCTTGGAAAAGCGCGAATTCTTTACTGCTGAGCAATTCAATATCATAACCATGTATGGTTACTGGGGAAAGATTCCAACGTATTTCAATGGTCTCGTGGAATTGTTGAGGTACGCGCAAACCTGTCGTCAAAGAAATGGGTCGGAATTTATGACAGATGGAGAAGTCTCGCGTTTGATTACATGGTTGGGTGAAATGCGAGATTTGACAACTTCGTGTGGAAATGATCGATTCAAATTGTTCGAAAAAATCGCTCCTATTATTGTGAAATTGCTTCGTCAAGCAGGCCCTTTAGACCCTGACAAGTTACCACAATAA